The following coding sequences lie in one Armatimonadota bacterium genomic window:
- a CDS encoding NAD(P)-dependent oxidoreductase — protein MEIWIAGATGVLARQAVPMLLAAGHTVVGLARDASKWPGAPPAMRFVPCDVTVAGQVIKAFSGEKPDAIINLATSLPSERPKHGYLVAHDLVRREGTRNLAEAALLADAYFVHLSSHFVAAPQGDNWITEDSPFAHTTLMDSAIDAERIVQKALNQGMPGCLLRAATVYSADSTQTKAIVHGLKTGMPILIGSGRNFWSFIHPYDVATAILRVLEARPAGESFCITDDHPEHMGECLTWLAKELHVHPPKAIAPFLAKLAIGGDMVDLMTGSRRVSNAKAKGMLGWTPRYPSYKDGFPGTWI, from the coding sequence ATGGAAATCTGGATTGCCGGTGCGACAGGTGTACTGGCCAGGCAGGCCGTCCCGATGCTGCTTGCGGCAGGACACACTGTCGTCGGCCTCGCGCGAGACGCCTCGAAATGGCCCGGGGCGCCCCCCGCTATGCGCTTCGTTCCGTGTGACGTAACGGTGGCGGGACAGGTCATTAAAGCATTCTCCGGCGAAAAACCGGACGCCATCATCAACCTGGCCACGTCGCTGCCGTCCGAGCGCCCCAAGCACGGATATCTCGTGGCGCACGATCTGGTCCGCCGCGAAGGCACCCGCAATCTCGCGGAGGCGGCCCTTCTCGCGGACGCCTACTTCGTTCATCTCAGCTCGCACTTCGTCGCCGCGCCTCAGGGCGACAACTGGATCACCGAGGACAGCCCCTTTGCGCATACAACGCTGATGGACAGCGCCATCGACGCGGAGCGGATCGTCCAGAAAGCCCTTAACCAGGGCATGCCAGGCTGTCTGCTTCGCGCAGCCACCGTCTACAGCGCGGACAGTACGCAAACAAAGGCGATCGTGCACGGTTTGAAGACGGGGATGCCTATCCTGATCGGCTCAGGCCGCAACTTCTGGTCGTTCATCCATCCGTACGACGTCGCCACCGCAATCCTGAGGGTCTTGGAGGCACGTCCGGCGGGCGAGTCGTTCTGCATCACCGACGACCATCCCGAGCATATGGGCGAGTGCCTTACATGGCTCGCGAAGGAATTGCACGTCCACCCGCCAAAGGCGATCGCACCGTTCCTCGCGAAACTGGCGATCGGGGGCGACATGGTCGACCTGATGACCGGATCCCGTCGTGTTTCCAACGCGAAGGCGAAAGGCATGCTTGGGTGGACGCCGCGGTACCCATCGTACAAGGATGGCTTCCCGGGCACGTGGATCTGA
- the pdxS gene encoding pyridoxal 5'-phosphate synthase lyase subunit PdxS, with product MTEAQKSTWKTKVGLAEMLRGGVIMDVVTAEHARIAEDAGAVAVMALERVPSDIRAQGGVARMSDPSMIQAIKDAVSIPVMAKCRIGHFAEAQILEELKVDFIDESEVLTPADEAYHINKHAFKAPFVCGCRDLGEALRRIGEGAAMIRTKGEAGSGNIVEAVRHMRAVTDGIRRIQMLPDEELMTEAKNLGAPYNLIVEIKATGKLPVPNFSAGGVATPADASLMRQMGAEAIFVGSGIFKSSDPAPRAKAIVDACTYFDRPDILLEASKGLGDAMPGLDVRTMPESEKLSTRGW from the coding sequence ATGACGGAAGCACAGAAATCCACCTGGAAAACCAAGGTGGGCCTCGCGGAGATGTTGCGGGGCGGCGTGATTATGGATGTTGTCACCGCGGAGCACGCCCGCATCGCCGAGGACGCCGGCGCTGTGGCGGTAATGGCTCTGGAGCGGGTCCCCTCAGACATCAGGGCGCAGGGCGGCGTGGCCAGGATGAGCGACCCGTCAATGATTCAGGCGATCAAGGACGCCGTTTCCATCCCCGTGATGGCGAAATGCCGCATCGGCCATTTCGCCGAAGCGCAAATCCTCGAAGAGCTCAAAGTCGATTTCATCGACGAGTCCGAGGTCCTTACGCCGGCTGATGAGGCCTACCACATTAACAAGCACGCATTCAAGGCGCCGTTCGTGTGCGGCTGCCGCGACCTTGGTGAAGCGCTCCGCCGCATCGGCGAAGGCGCCGCGATGATCCGCACAAAAGGCGAAGCCGGCAGCGGCAACATCGTGGAAGCCGTGCGCCATATGCGCGCCGTTACGGATGGCATTCGCCGCATACAGATGCTGCCGGATGAGGAACTGATGACCGAAGCCAAGAACCTGGGTGCGCCGTACAACCTGATCGTCGAGATCAAGGCTACCGGCAAACTCCCGGTTCCCAACTTCAGCGCCGGTGGAGTTGCCACTCCCGCCGACGCCAGCCTGATGCGCCAGATGGGCGCCGAAGCCATTTTCGTCGGCTCCGGCATCTTCAAGAGCAGCGATCCCGCGCCTCGCGCAAAGGCCATCGTGGACGCATGCACATACTTTGACCGCCCCGACATCCTCCTTGAAGCCAGCAAAGGCCTCGGGGATGCGATGCCGGGCCTCGACGTGCGCACCATGCCGGAATCCGAGAAGCTCTCGACCCGCGGCTGGTAA
- the cdaA gene encoding diadenylate cyclase CdaA, with protein sequence MITTGLPSLDATSILVNVLDIVLVAALVYQLLMWARGTRAWQIMWGILVYLSVLWISNALDLSTLSWILQKFEVLGPVAIVILFFPELRHVLEEMGRIGFWGSRFRVLDRKDVTRIVDEIVHASVNLSSRNTGALIVIERETGLNEYIASGRMLEAALSSDLLSAIFYPGGPLHDGAVIVRGDKVIAAGCVLPLTSNPGIGTSIHTRHRAALGTTENSDAIVVVVSEETGNISISHDGRLIRGLREDTLRERLVTLMEGIPGRDANLASPAPRPAEGAP encoded by the coding sequence ATGATAACAACAGGACTTCCGTCCCTCGACGCCACATCCATCCTGGTCAACGTGCTGGACATCGTTCTTGTGGCAGCGCTGGTGTACCAGCTGCTGATGTGGGCGCGCGGCACGCGGGCATGGCAGATCATGTGGGGAATACTCGTTTACCTGTCCGTCCTCTGGATCAGCAATGCCCTTGACCTCTCCACCCTGTCATGGATTCTGCAGAAGTTCGAGGTCCTGGGGCCGGTCGCCATCGTGATCCTCTTTTTCCCGGAACTGCGCCACGTTCTCGAAGAGATGGGGCGCATCGGCTTCTGGGGCAGTCGTTTTCGCGTGCTGGACCGCAAGGACGTCACGCGCATAGTCGACGAGATCGTACACGCTTCCGTGAACCTGTCTTCGAGGAACACGGGCGCCCTTATCGTCATCGAACGCGAGACCGGCCTCAATGAGTACATCGCGTCCGGGCGCATGCTGGAGGCGGCGCTGAGCTCGGATTTGCTGAGCGCGATTTTTTACCCGGGCGGCCCGTTGCATGACGGCGCAGTGATTGTCCGAGGAGACAAGGTGATCGCCGCGGGCTGCGTCCTTCCACTCACCAGCAACCCGGGCATCGGAACAAGCATCCATACGCGCCATCGCGCGGCCCTTGGCACTACGGAGAACAGCGACGCCATCGTAGTCGTCGTCTCCGAGGAAACGGGTAACATCTCTATTTCCCACGATGGGAGACTGATCAGAGGCCTCCGTGAGGACACCCTTCGCGAGCGCCTGGTCACGCTCATGGAAGGCATTCCTGGGCGTGATGCGAATCTTGCCTCACCCGCCCCGCGGCCGGCGGAGGGCGCCCCATGA
- a CDS encoding CdaR family protein, whose translation MIRVIRHNLAYKILALVLSIALWADVKLHQEPLTKPIQARLEVKGLQPDLVATTGVSQVTAVVYGPKVYAGRLPSDSVHAYIDFRNAALPGQRKEEVKVVLPPSLAGLVSVLSIAPDHVDVKIRRISRKTIPVTISWTGKSTPGTRYDVRGVSPGSVVVSGPDEAVNDVDRAMVALPNGDQQVTGQYAVSAVDRNGDTVSEVEMAPAWVTVEATQRPTNTPRQVFVSPAYVGKPARGYTLDGVVTDPQMVTLIGAPELLQGVKSIPTRRLSIANSRSDISRTVEIVVPDGVTAQPASVQIHIRIRPKQ comes from the coding sequence ATGATACGCGTCATTCGCCACAACCTTGCGTATAAGATCCTCGCGCTCGTGCTTTCGATCGCGCTCTGGGCCGATGTTAAGCTGCATCAGGAACCGCTCACGAAACCGATCCAGGCTCGCCTTGAGGTGAAAGGCCTCCAGCCCGACCTCGTGGCGACGACAGGCGTCTCGCAGGTCACCGCCGTCGTCTATGGCCCCAAGGTCTACGCAGGCCGGCTCCCTTCCGACAGCGTACATGCCTATATTGACTTCCGGAATGCCGCCTTGCCGGGGCAGCGTAAGGAAGAAGTCAAGGTGGTCCTGCCGCCGAGCCTTGCGGGCCTGGTGTCCGTCCTCTCGATCGCGCCGGATCACGTTGATGTCAAAATCCGTCGGATCAGCCGCAAGACGATCCCCGTCACCATCTCGTGGACCGGAAAAAGCACTCCCGGCACCCGATATGATGTCCGGGGAGTGAGCCCGGGCTCCGTGGTCGTCTCCGGCCCGGATGAGGCTGTGAACGATGTGGACCGCGCGATGGTGGCTTTGCCGAACGGAGATCAGCAAGTCACCGGGCAGTACGCGGTTTCCGCGGTGGACCGGAACGGCGATACGGTGTCCGAAGTCGAAATGGCCCCGGCGTGGGTCACCGTGGAGGCCACCCAACGGCCCACCAACACGCCGCGGCAGGTGTTCGTCTCGCCGGCGTACGTGGGCAAACCGGCCAGGGGATATACCCTTGACGGCGTTGTAACGGACCCGCAGATGGTGACGCTCATCGGCGCTCCGGAATTGCTGCAGGGCGTCAAGAGCATTCCCACGCGTCGATTGAGCATCGCAAATTCACGATCCGATATTTCTCGCACAGTTGAAATTGTCGTACCCGATGGGGTTACCGCCCAGCCTGCATCCGTGCAGATTCACATCAGAATACGACCGAAGCAATAG
- the glmM gene encoding phosphoglucosamine mutase: MGKLFGTDGVRGAANIDLTPDLALSLGRAAGLTLASDTPGAKVLIGRDTRASGDMLEAALAAGFCSAGVSVVSAGVITTPAVAMLTGTGAFAAGAVISASHNAAPENGIKFLGPDGAKLADATEQRIEDLLEAISNEKGPAPSGKVGRFAYDDSLHEQYAAACVRTCGATVRGIRIVVDGANGAGSNLNAAVLDRLGLDVHRINCAPDGANINADCGSTHPTALQVAVRGIGADLGAAFDGDGDRVILCASDGAIVDGDHVMAIFGHQWANSPKLPANTIVGTVMSNLGLEKCLSGIGVTLLRADVGDRYVAELMRQSGAAVGGEKSGHIILSRYATTGDGLLTLLQILAVMSESGRSLGDLASVMTEYPQILIGVRVRTKENWDQDAGVQKAIAQGNAALAGRGRLNVRPSGTESIVRIMAEGPDQDELHGIVHHIADAVRAHIGA; the protein is encoded by the coding sequence GTGGGCAAACTTTTTGGCACTGACGGGGTGCGTGGCGCCGCCAATATCGACCTCACCCCGGATCTGGCGCTGTCCCTCGGGAGGGCTGCCGGGCTCACGCTGGCGTCCGACACACCCGGGGCAAAAGTGCTGATCGGGCGGGATACCCGCGCGAGTGGAGACATGCTGGAGGCGGCGCTGGCAGCCGGTTTCTGCTCTGCCGGCGTGAGTGTAGTGTCCGCCGGCGTCATCACGACCCCCGCCGTGGCGATGCTCACCGGCACAGGCGCATTTGCCGCGGGCGCGGTCATTTCGGCCAGCCATAACGCCGCGCCGGAAAACGGCATCAAATTCCTTGGTCCCGACGGGGCCAAACTGGCCGACGCGACCGAGCAGCGCATCGAGGACTTGCTTGAGGCTATCTCCAATGAAAAGGGGCCGGCGCCCTCCGGAAAGGTCGGCCGCTTTGCGTACGACGACAGCCTGCACGAACAATATGCCGCCGCCTGCGTTCGTACCTGCGGCGCGACGGTGCGCGGCATCCGGATCGTTGTCGATGGCGCGAATGGAGCCGGATCCAACCTCAACGCCGCGGTTCTGGACCGGCTCGGCCTGGACGTCCACCGCATCAACTGCGCGCCGGATGGGGCCAACATCAACGCAGACTGCGGCTCAACCCATCCCACGGCGCTTCAGGTGGCGGTTCGCGGCATCGGCGCCGATCTCGGTGCGGCCTTCGACGGAGATGGCGACCGCGTGATCCTATGCGCTTCCGACGGCGCTATTGTGGACGGCGACCACGTGATGGCCATCTTCGGCCATCAGTGGGCGAATTCCCCGAAATTGCCGGCAAATACCATCGTGGGAACGGTGATGAGCAACCTCGGCCTCGAGAAGTGCCTGTCCGGCATCGGGGTCACACTCTTGCGCGCCGACGTGGGCGACCGTTACGTTGCCGAACTGATGCGCCAGTCCGGCGCGGCGGTAGGCGGAGAGAAATCCGGCCATATCATCCTGTCCAGATATGCCACCACCGGCGACGGTCTACTGACGCTGCTCCAGATTCTGGCCGTCATGTCCGAGTCTGGCAGGTCCCTGGGTGACCTCGCCTCGGTGATGACCGAATATCCGCAGATACTGATCGGCGTGCGTGTGCGAACGAAGGAGAACTGGGACCAGGACGCCGGCGTACAGAAGGCCATCGCACAGGGCAACGCCGCTCTGGCCGGCCGCGGCCGGCTGAATGTCCGGCCATCCGGCACGGAGAGCATCGTCCGGATCATGGCGGAGGGCCCGGATCAGGACGAGCTCCATGGCATCGTTCACCATATCGCCGACGCCGTCCGCGCCCACATCGGGGCTTAA
- the pdxT gene encoding pyridoxal 5'-phosphate synthase glutaminase subunit PdxT, protein MESHRTVIGVLDLQGAVREHIAVLERLGVDVRRVRLPQELEELDGLIIPGGESTTVGKLMERYGLDVAIQRRAGEGMAVFGTCMGMIVMAQRIEGSDQQRLGLMDICVRRNAFGRQVDSFEADIDIPSLGEDPVPAVFIRAPIVLDAGPDVSVLGEWDGMPVAVRQERFLGAAFHPELTDDTRIHNLFVQMASEDRR, encoded by the coding sequence ATGGAGTCACATAGAACCGTTATCGGCGTGCTCGACCTGCAGGGCGCCGTCCGGGAACATATCGCCGTGCTGGAACGCCTGGGCGTAGACGTGCGCAGGGTGCGGTTGCCGCAGGAATTGGAAGAATTGGATGGTCTCATCATCCCGGGGGGGGAGTCCACCACCGTCGGGAAGCTGATGGAGCGTTACGGCCTGGACGTCGCGATCCAGCGGAGAGCCGGGGAGGGGATGGCTGTCTTTGGTACCTGCATGGGCATGATCGTGATGGCCCAGCGGATCGAGGGCAGCGACCAGCAGCGCCTTGGCCTCATGGACATCTGCGTCCGGCGAAATGCGTTCGGGCGGCAGGTGGACTCGTTCGAGGCGGACATCGACATCCCTTCGCTGGGCGAAGATCCCGTGCCGGCCGTCTTTATCCGCGCGCCGATCGTGCTGGATGCCGGCCCCGACGTCAGCGTGCTGGGCGAATGGGACGGCATGCCGGTGGCCGTGCGCCAGGAGCGTTTCCTTGGGGCCGCGTTTCACCCGGAACTCACCGATGACACCCGCATTCACAACCTGTTCGTTCAGATGGCCTCCGAGGACCGGCGCTGA
- a CDS encoding PQQ-binding-like beta-propeller repeat protein, translated as MILLLAGASAVRGQILERVWARFLPRCESFAVSADGTVVVSADWDGAVQAYAEDGRVLWRTRFPDKVTCVPANGGVLSVAFTPQSSTNRKVYLLDEHGRTLRIEKAPGNVRTVEVSDDGKTAVILSEPARVTVVRRLGHRWRWQRTLLPGTVTSLSLDSTGSRIAVAHRDPAGIVLLTSSLKTVWRFAGSPAESYRLQISPNGDVLAALTMPPPGGIAEAFYWRTDNAAPVWRRTIRGDLARISLSPAGDFVAAGYRTRLWHGRKSVVESRVTLFSNSGRRLWEVGGLIFPAQLVGTSPGPTLVMTHDNARVLAALDSGGHMRARHRLIAPIRSCVMARAGRHFTVLTDARVLYLFRRRG; from the coding sequence ATGATCCTGCTGCTGGCGGGCGCGTCCGCCGTGCGGGGCCAGATTCTGGAGCGGGTCTGGGCGCGTTTCCTTCCCCGGTGCGAGTCGTTCGCGGTTTCCGCGGATGGGACGGTGGTGGTATCGGCGGACTGGGATGGCGCGGTGCAGGCGTACGCGGAAGACGGGCGCGTTTTGTGGCGGACGCGATTCCCTGACAAGGTAACGTGTGTTCCGGCGAACGGTGGAGTGTTGAGCGTGGCGTTCACGCCGCAGTCTTCCACGAACCGCAAGGTTTACCTGCTGGACGAGCACGGCCGGACGCTTCGCATCGAAAAGGCTCCCGGCAATGTTCGCACTGTGGAAGTGTCCGACGACGGCAAAACCGCCGTCATTCTATCCGAGCCCGCCCGTGTTACGGTCGTGCGCCGGTTGGGCCACCGCTGGCGCTGGCAGCGCACCCTGCTGCCAGGGACCGTAACGTCACTTTCGCTCGACTCCACCGGTTCACGCATCGCGGTGGCACACCGGGACCCCGCCGGCATCGTGCTCTTGACGAGTTCTCTGAAAACCGTTTGGCGGTTCGCCGGATCGCCAGCCGAATCCTACCGACTTCAGATTTCGCCGAACGGGGACGTTCTTGCCGCCCTCACGATGCCACCGCCGGGCGGGATTGCGGAAGCCTTCTATTGGCGTACCGACAATGCGGCGCCAGTCTGGAGGAGAACCATCCGGGGCGATCTGGCCCGCATCAGCCTTTCTCCCGCGGGAGATTTTGTGGCTGCGGGATACCGCACCCGTCTCTGGCACGGCCGAAAATCGGTGGTCGAGTCGCGAGTTACCCTGTTTTCGAACTCCGGCCGAAGATTGTGGGAGGTTGGCGGCCTGATCTTTCCCGCGCAGCTGGTGGGTACAAGCCCGGGACCGACTCTCGTGATGACGCACGACAACGCGCGTGTTCTGGCCGCGCTCGATTCCGGAGGCCACATGAGGGCGCGGCACCGTTTGATTGCGCCCATCCGCTCATGCGTTATGGCCCGGGCCGGGCGACACTTCACGGTCCTCACCGACGCCCGTGTGCTGTATCTTTTCCGGCGGCGGGGATAG